In the Pseudolabrys taiwanensis genome, one interval contains:
- a CDS encoding polysaccharide deacetylase family protein — MLKLPSHGRYDHVNITQRPDYTWPGGKRLAFYIAMNIEHFAFGAGIGMDPTNRGGPQTSRNWAWRDYGNRVGNWRLFEILDELKLPATILLNSSVCYQYPDIVEKIRQRGDDVCGHGRTNAEVLQSFWEHDEARVIKECTEVIEKYVGVRPYGWMGPGANESKVTPDILKEAGYTYLLDWPVDDQPIWMRTRSGPLLSVPYPLELNDAGTLVARDHTGREFADMIVDQFEELLEASEKQPLVFSLSLHGFIVGQPFRLRALRKAIKHCVEHKHADRVWFTRAGDIANYCLAMKPGLIPGSVAAVAA, encoded by the coding sequence ATGCTGAAGCTTCCGAGTCACGGGCGTTACGACCACGTCAACATCACCCAGCGTCCAGACTACACGTGGCCCGGCGGCAAGCGCCTCGCCTTCTATATCGCCATGAACATTGAGCATTTCGCGTTCGGCGCAGGGATCGGCATGGATCCCACCAATCGCGGCGGCCCGCAAACCAGCCGCAATTGGGCCTGGCGCGACTATGGCAATCGCGTCGGTAACTGGCGGCTGTTCGAAATCCTGGACGAGCTGAAGCTGCCTGCGACAATCCTGCTCAACAGTTCCGTGTGTTACCAATATCCCGACATCGTCGAGAAGATCCGGCAGCGCGGCGACGACGTCTGCGGCCATGGCCGCACCAATGCCGAGGTGCTGCAGTCCTTTTGGGAACACGACGAAGCTCGGGTCATCAAGGAGTGCACCGAGGTCATCGAGAAGTATGTCGGCGTGCGGCCCTATGGTTGGATGGGGCCCGGCGCCAATGAATCCAAGGTGACGCCCGACATCCTGAAAGAGGCCGGCTACACCTATCTGCTCGACTGGCCGGTCGACGATCAACCGATCTGGATGCGTACGCGCTCCGGCCCGCTGCTCTCGGTGCCCTACCCGCTCGAGCTCAACGACGCCGGCACGTTGGTCGCGCGCGATCACACCGGCCGCGAATTCGCCGACATGATCGTCGATCAGTTCGAAGAACTGCTCGAGGCCAGCGAGAAGCAACCGTTGGTGTTCTCGCTGTCGTTGCACGGCTTCATCGTCGGCCAGCCGTTCCGGCTGCGCGCGCTCCGCAAGGCCATCAAACACTGCGTCGAGCACAAGCATGCCGACCGCGTCTGGTTCACCCGTGCGGGCGACATCGCAAACTACTGCCTGGCGATGAAGCCCGGCCTCATTCCGGGCAGCGTCGCCGCGGTCGCAGCGTGA
- a CDS encoding MFS transporter, producing MPHAAATADQDVGQFHSRHDQANPAEISIGVVIGRTSEFFDFFVYAIASVIVFPRLVFPHHDALTATLLSFSIFALAFIARPFGTAIFTAVDRRHGKGVKLIIALFLLGTSTVAIAFLPGYEDIGVFSAAFLAAARIGQGLAWGGAWDGLASLLAINSPPHKRGWYAMIPQLGAPLGLMVAAGLFAFFAGNLSADDFFSWGWRYPFFVAFAINVVALFARLRIVVTPDYARLFDTRDLHPAPVIKSIRHEGKNIAIGAFAPLASFALFHMVTVFPLSWVFLYTQENPARFLIIEAVGAVFGTAAIVASGLIADRVGRRSLLLSSAIAIAAYSGFAPQLLDAGIVGESIYMIVGFILLGLSFGQSSGAVASQFSKNYRYTSSALTADLAWLFGAGFAPLAALLLAANFGLISAGAYLLSGAVCTILAMMFIRSRNRDAQQAGP from the coding sequence ATGCCTCACGCCGCCGCCACGGCCGACCAAGACGTCGGCCAATTCCACAGCCGTCACGACCAAGCCAATCCGGCTGAAATCTCCATTGGCGTCGTCATCGGCCGTACGTCCGAGTTCTTCGATTTTTTCGTCTATGCCATCGCCTCGGTCATCGTGTTTCCTCGCCTCGTGTTCCCACACCACGACGCGCTTACTGCGACGCTTCTTTCATTTTCGATCTTTGCGCTCGCCTTCATCGCGCGGCCCTTTGGAACGGCGATTTTCACAGCCGTGGATCGCCGCCACGGCAAGGGTGTGAAGCTGATCATCGCGCTGTTCCTTCTTGGAACATCGACGGTCGCCATCGCATTCTTGCCGGGGTACGAAGATATCGGGGTTTTCTCCGCGGCCTTTCTCGCCGCCGCTCGCATTGGACAGGGCCTTGCCTGGGGCGGCGCATGGGATGGCCTCGCCTCCCTGCTGGCGATCAATTCGCCGCCTCACAAGCGCGGCTGGTATGCGATGATTCCGCAACTCGGCGCCCCGCTCGGCTTGATGGTTGCCGCCGGGCTTTTTGCTTTCTTCGCCGGCAACCTCTCCGCTGACGATTTTTTCAGTTGGGGCTGGCGCTATCCGTTCTTCGTCGCTTTCGCCATCAACGTGGTGGCGCTGTTTGCACGTCTGCGGATCGTGGTGACGCCGGATTACGCGAGATTGTTCGATACGCGCGACCTTCATCCCGCTCCGGTTATCAAATCTATCCGGCACGAAGGCAAAAACATCGCAATCGGCGCTTTTGCGCCGCTGGCCAGCTTTGCGCTCTTTCACATGGTCACGGTGTTTCCGCTATCGTGGGTGTTTCTCTACACGCAGGAGAACCCGGCGCGCTTCCTGATCATCGAAGCGGTCGGCGCGGTATTCGGCACGGCCGCGATCGTCGCATCAGGCCTGATCGCCGACCGCGTGGGGCGCCGCTCCCTTCTCCTGTCTTCCGCGATCGCGATCGCCGCTTACAGCGGGTTTGCGCCGCAGTTGCTCGATGCCGGCATTGTCGGCGAGAGCATCTACATGATCGTGGGATTCATTCTGCTCGGCCTTTCATTCGGGCAATCGTCCGGTGCCGTCGCCTCGCAGTTTTCCAAGAATTATCGCTACACCTCGTCCGCGTTGACTGCCGACCTTGCGTGGCTGTTCGGCGCCGGTTTTGCGCCGCTCGCCGCACTTCTTCTGGCCGCCAATTTCGGGCTGATCTCGGCCGGTGCTTATCTTCTGTCGGGTGCCGTCTGCACCATCCTCGCGATGATGTTCATCCGCAGCCGCAACAGAGACGCGCAGCAGGCCGGGCCTTGA
- a CDS encoding ABC transporter ATP-binding protein: MKNFVDMYEVSLRYGEDGDGTLALQDATMRVDSGEFVAVVGPSGCGKSTLMKVITGLWPPTKGGVIVGGKEVDRPLSITGMAFQNPTLLPWRTTLDNVMLPLEIVQPHAPKFRRERAAYETKARDLLALVGLKGFEDKFPWQLSGGMQQRASICRALIHDPSLLMLDEPFGALDMFTREELWLAMQDLWLARRPTVILVTHDLREAVFLADRIFVMSARPGRMIAERTVELPRPRALSMTYEPYSVALVQELRDHISAAREAA, translated from the coding sequence ATGAAGAACTTCGTCGACATGTATGAGGTCTCGCTACGCTATGGCGAGGATGGCGATGGCACGCTCGCCTTGCAGGACGCCACGATGCGGGTGGACAGCGGCGAGTTCGTCGCCGTGGTCGGACCGTCGGGCTGCGGCAAGTCGACCCTGATGAAGGTCATCACCGGCCTGTGGCCGCCGACAAAAGGCGGCGTCATCGTCGGTGGCAAGGAGGTCGACCGGCCGCTGTCCATCACCGGCATGGCGTTTCAGAACCCGACATTGCTGCCCTGGCGCACCACGCTCGACAACGTCATGCTGCCGCTGGAGATCGTGCAACCGCATGCGCCGAAATTCCGGCGCGAACGCGCCGCTTACGAGACCAAGGCGCGTGACCTGCTGGCGCTGGTCGGGCTCAAAGGTTTCGAAGACAAGTTCCCCTGGCAATTGTCCGGCGGCATGCAGCAGCGCGCCTCGATCTGCCGCGCGCTGATCCACGATCCGTCGCTCTTGATGCTCGACGAGCCGTTCGGCGCCCTCGACATGTTCACGCGCGAGGAATTGTGGCTCGCCATGCAGGATCTTTGGCTGGCCCGTCGCCCGACCGTGATCCTCGTCACTCACGATCTGCGCGAAGCCGTATTCCTCGCCGACCGCATCTTCGTGATGAGCGCGCGGCCTGGCCGTATGATCGCCGAGCGCACGGTCGAATTGCCACGCCCCCGCGCGCTGTCGATGACCTATGAGCCCTACTCCGTCGCCCTCGTGCAAGAACTCCGCGACCACATCAGCGCCGCCCGGGAGGCCGCATGA
- a CDS encoding helix-turn-helix domain-containing protein, whose protein sequence is MVLGITLKELAERAKCSESMLSKIENDKAMPSFGTLHRVAKVLGTNISELYSAPSADDRIVSKASERPVLMTDNLRTGKGIQMERLIPYSREHLLQGNIHRIAPGGGSEAIVHAGEEIGYVLEGEIELVIDGRRHRAKAGDSFHFRSELPHSYKNVGSKPARVLWVSTPPTF, encoded by the coding sequence ATGGTCCTGGGCATCACGCTCAAGGAACTGGCCGAACGCGCGAAGTGCTCGGAAAGCATGTTGTCGAAGATCGAGAACGACAAGGCCATGCCCTCGTTCGGCACGCTGCATCGGGTCGCCAAGGTGCTCGGCACCAATATCTCGGAGCTTTACTCGGCGCCGAGCGCCGACGACCGGATCGTATCGAAGGCGAGCGAGCGGCCGGTGCTGATGACGGACAACCTGCGCACCGGCAAAGGCATCCAGATGGAGCGGCTGATCCCCTACAGCCGCGAGCACCTGCTGCAAGGCAATATCCATCGCATCGCGCCGGGCGGCGGCAGCGAGGCCATCGTCCACGCCGGCGAGGAGATCGGCTATGTGCTCGAAGGCGAGATCGAACTGGTGATCGATGGCAGGCGCCACCGCGCCAAAGCCGGCGACTCGTTCCACTTCCGCTCCGAACTGCCGCATTCGTACAAGAACGTCGGATCGAAACCGGCGCGCGTGCTCTGGGTCAGCACCCCGCCGACGTTTTGA
- a CDS encoding ABC transporter permease, whose amino-acid sequence MSEIVVPASTPRVRRRKLSRNKVFRRVLPWLVVAAIFFIWEALVVGLRIEPFVLPSPSAIFAAGWQWHAPIFENAWQTFITTAIGFAFAIVIGLFFGVAIGSSSLIYDGFYPALVGFNTIPKVAVVPILIIWFGVGSIPAIITAFLLSFFPILVNVATGIATVEPELQDVLRALGASKWQTIRKVGLPRAMPYFFASLKVAITVAFVGSIIAETVGSNKGIGNLMLIASSRFEVPLAFACLLVTGAMGIAMYAIAGAIESRVTGWATRGNGGAP is encoded by the coding sequence ATGAGCGAGATCGTCGTCCCCGCATCCACGCCCCGCGTCCGGCGCCGCAAGCTCTCGCGCAACAAGGTCTTCCGGCGCGTGCTGCCATGGCTGGTGGTCGCCGCCATCTTCTTCATCTGGGAAGCGCTGGTCGTCGGTCTGCGCATCGAACCCTTCGTCCTGCCTTCGCCGAGCGCGATCTTCGCCGCCGGCTGGCAATGGCACGCACCGATCTTCGAAAACGCCTGGCAGACCTTCATCACAACCGCCATCGGTTTTGCCTTCGCCATCGTCATCGGCCTTTTCTTCGGCGTCGCCATCGGCTCCTCGTCACTCATTTATGACGGCTTCTATCCGGCGCTGGTCGGTTTCAACACCATCCCGAAAGTGGCTGTGGTGCCCATCCTGATCATCTGGTTCGGCGTCGGCTCGATCCCGGCGATCATCACCGCCTTCCTGCTGTCGTTCTTCCCGATCCTGGTGAATGTCGCCACTGGCATCGCCACGGTCGAGCCGGAGCTTCAGGACGTGTTGCGCGCCCTCGGCGCGAGCAAATGGCAGACCATCCGCAAGGTCGGCCTGCCGCGCGCCATGCCCTACTTCTTCGCCTCGCTGAAAGTCGCCATCACCGTGGCCTTCGTCGGTTCCATCATCGCCGAGACGGTCGGTTCCAACAAAGGCATCGGCAATCTGATGCTGATTGCGTCCTCGCGCTTCGAAGTGCCGCTCGCCTTCGCTTGCCTCTTGGTGACGGGCGCCATGGGCATCGCCATGTACGCCATCGCCGGTGCCATCGAGTCGCGCGTGACCGGGTGGGCGACGCGCGGCAATGGCGGCGCACCCTGA
- the cyoA gene encoding ubiquinol oxidase subunit II, with amino-acid sequence MRLLKICALLCLCVAVSGCKFVVLNPSGDVAGQQRDLVLISTVLMLLIIVPVMAMTVYFAWRYRQTNTSARYEPEWHHSTRLELVIWAAPLLIIICLGALTWMGTHLLDPYRTLGRIDAGRSVPANAKPLVVNVVALDWKWLFILPEQGIATVNELAAPVDRPISFRITSASVMNSFYIPALAGQVYAMAGMETKLHAVINKPGVYEGFSANYSGAGFSHMRFEFHGMTAGDFDAWVASARAHGGTLNRARYLELERPSEKEPVQRYANVDPDLYKAILNMCVQPGKMCMSEMMAIDAKGGLGLAGVNNTLPLMYDKYGRHPAAFASLPSYVAGICNIEDLDIRMPGALAAPRKMTPVFGAGLKAPALLPAWPPRRSTLADTRSSS; translated from the coding sequence GTGAGACTGCTTAAAATTTGTGCGCTGCTCTGCCTTTGCGTAGCGGTCAGCGGTTGCAAATTCGTTGTCCTCAATCCATCCGGCGACGTGGCCGGACAGCAGCGCGATCTCGTGCTGATTTCGACCGTGCTGATGCTCCTCATCATCGTGCCGGTCATGGCGATGACTGTGTACTTCGCATGGCGCTATCGGCAGACGAACACGTCGGCCCGTTACGAGCCCGAGTGGCATCATTCGACGCGGCTCGAACTCGTGATCTGGGCGGCGCCGTTGCTGATCATCATTTGTCTCGGCGCGCTGACCTGGATGGGAACGCACCTCCTCGATCCCTACCGCACGCTAGGCCGGATCGATGCGGGCCGGTCGGTGCCGGCGAACGCCAAGCCTCTCGTCGTAAACGTCGTCGCGCTGGACTGGAAGTGGCTGTTCATTCTGCCGGAGCAGGGAATTGCCACCGTCAACGAATTGGCCGCGCCGGTCGACCGTCCCATCAGCTTCCGCATCACGTCGGCTTCCGTGATGAACTCTTTCTACATCCCGGCGCTGGCGGGCCAGGTCTACGCGATGGCCGGCATGGAAACGAAGCTCCACGCCGTCATCAACAAGCCGGGTGTTTATGAAGGCTTCTCCGCCAACTACAGCGGAGCAGGCTTCTCGCACATGCGTTTCGAGTTTCATGGCATGACCGCCGGCGATTTCGATGCGTGGGTCGCTTCGGCGAGGGCACATGGCGGGACTCTGAACCGAGCGCGGTACCTCGAGCTCGAGCGCCCTTCCGAGAAAGAGCCGGTCCAACGTTACGCCAATGTCGACCCTGATCTTTACAAGGCGATCCTCAATATGTGCGTTCAGCCGGGCAAGATGTGCATGAGCGAAATGATGGCCATCGATGCCAAGGGCGGCTTGGGGTTGGCTGGAGTCAACAACACCTTGCCCCTCATGTATGACAAATACGGACGCCATCCCGCCGCCTTTGCGTCGCTTCCATCCTATGTTGCGGGGATTTGCAACATCGAAGACCTGGATATCCGGATGCCGGGCGCGCTTGCCGCGCCGCGTAAAATGACGCCCGTCTTTGGCGCCGGGCTTAAGGCACCCGCCTTGTTGCCGGCGTGGCCGCCGCGACGGTCGACCCTGGCGGACACGCGATCTTCATCCTAG
- a CDS encoding alpha/beta hydrolase family protein: protein MALVEDSADDTIEQITADRSAHYEPFGWHHWPEHPWLAYQFRRGLGETQEGGGAVSEVFQAASRMIPGDYESWHVEWMRIADRNWTRGVAEEKAGHIRTAMNCFLRAADYYRQAEFHLEPKDPRRLPTFEKMEACSKKFIARLNPPGEAVDIPYEPGKPICGYFVRAPFPGDKLPVMICMGGLDSIKDEMWFMQAHGCLQRGISVLMIDGPGQGGTLRRHGVVSRPDTEVPIGKCIDWLLTRDDVDPKRIAVCGSSMGGYYAARAGCYEHRLAAVISHGAIWSLSDMWGNKDDSFGLAMHIRWVLGATTMKDAHAIMKPFTLEGHLQHMKCPYLIVHGGHDVLTVSAAKKTYESAKAGGVDVTLRILDPDETGAEHCQHDNPTIGQEVLCDWLADKFGIDQQALLQRSWNPLV, encoded by the coding sequence GTGGCCCTCGTTGAAGATTCCGCCGACGACACCATCGAGCAAATCACCGCCGACCGCTCGGCGCATTACGAGCCCTTCGGCTGGCATCACTGGCCGGAGCATCCCTGGCTCGCCTACCAGTTCCGCCGCGGCCTCGGCGAGACGCAAGAGGGCGGCGGCGCCGTCAGCGAGGTGTTCCAAGCCGCGAGCCGCATGATCCCCGGCGACTACGAAAGCTGGCACGTCGAATGGATGCGCATCGCCGACCGCAATTGGACGCGCGGAGTCGCCGAGGAAAAGGCCGGCCACATTCGCACCGCCATGAACTGCTTCCTGCGCGCGGCCGATTATTACCGGCAGGCTGAATTCCATCTCGAGCCCAAGGACCCGCGCCGTCTGCCGACCTTCGAGAAGATGGAAGCCTGCTCGAAGAAATTCATCGCCCGCCTCAACCCACCCGGCGAGGCCGTCGACATCCCCTATGAGCCCGGCAAGCCGATCTGCGGCTATTTCGTGCGCGCGCCGTTTCCGGGCGACAAATTGCCGGTGATGATCTGCATGGGCGGCCTCGACTCCATCAAGGACGAGATGTGGTTCATGCAGGCGCATGGTTGCCTGCAGCGCGGCATTTCGGTGCTGATGATCGACGGCCCCGGCCAGGGCGGCACCCTGCGCCGCCACGGCGTCGTCAGCCGGCCGGACACTGAGGTGCCGATCGGCAAATGCATCGACTGGCTGCTCACGCGCGACGACGTCGATCCCAAGCGCATCGCCGTCTGCGGCTCGAGCATGGGCGGCTATTATGCGGCGCGCGCGGGTTGCTACGAACACCGCCTTGCCGCGGTGATCTCGCACGGCGCGATCTGGTCGCTTAGCGACATGTGGGGCAACAAAGACGACAGTTTCGGGCTGGCCATGCACATCCGCTGGGTGCTCGGCGCCACGACGATGAAGGACGCGCACGCGATCATGAAGCCCTTCACGCTCGAGGGCCATCTGCAGCACATGAAGTGCCCCTATCTCATCGTGCACGGCGGCCACGACGTCTTGACCGTCTCGGCGGCGAAGAAGACCTATGAAAGCGCCAAGGCCGGCGGCGTCGACGTCACCCTGCGCATTCTCGATCCGGATGAGACCGGCGCCGAGCATTGCCAGCACGACAATCCGACCATCGGCCAGGAAGTGCTGTGCGACTGGCTGGCGGACAAGTTCGGCATCGACCAACAGGCGTTGCTCCAGCGTTCGTGGAACCCGTTGGTGTGA
- a CDS encoding ABC transporter substrate-binding protein produces MLLAAGAFAPAARAETKNVKIMMDWIIQGTHAPFFIAEKKGYFKDAGVTVDAIDAGKGATNVAVSVAGGAYQFGWVDLPSMIRFNAMNPSSPLIAVYISFDDTPLAVVTRADAGIKKPADLDGKKIAGGPGTAVHDTISILLKAAKVENVKVDWVNVQPQLFGPMLKRGEVVGTGGFTNSNVPAALEIGFKMNELSVIKYADFGADMYGLALVTTKKFADENPETVKGVVAALNKGTKDTIANPDAALAVMKDRDPMMKLDIEKVRLGLALELTKTKYVEKNGLSVIDPKKLQFTIDAITEAYKLPSKPEPATVYTEKFLPPIAERKL; encoded by the coding sequence ATGCTGTTGGCGGCAGGTGCCTTTGCGCCCGCGGCTCGTGCCGAGACCAAGAACGTCAAGATCATGATGGACTGGATCATCCAGGGCACGCATGCGCCGTTCTTCATTGCCGAGAAAAAGGGCTACTTCAAAGACGCCGGGGTGACGGTGGACGCCATCGACGCCGGCAAGGGCGCGACCAACGTGGCCGTGAGCGTTGCCGGCGGCGCCTATCAGTTCGGCTGGGTCGACCTGCCGTCGATGATCCGCTTCAACGCCATGAATCCATCCTCGCCGCTGATCGCCGTCTACATCAGCTTCGACGACACGCCGCTGGCGGTGGTCACGCGCGCCGACGCCGGCATCAAGAAGCCGGCCGATCTCGACGGCAAGAAGATCGCGGGCGGTCCGGGCACGGCAGTGCACGACACCATCTCGATTCTGCTGAAGGCTGCCAAGGTGGAGAACGTGAAGGTCGACTGGGTGAATGTGCAGCCGCAGCTTTTCGGCCCCATGCTCAAGCGCGGCGAGGTTGTCGGTACCGGTGGCTTTACCAATTCGAATGTGCCGGCGGCGCTCGAGATCGGCTTCAAGATGAACGAACTGTCGGTGATCAAGTACGCTGACTTCGGCGCGGATATGTACGGCCTTGCCTTGGTCACCACGAAGAAATTCGCCGACGAGAATCCGGAGACCGTGAAGGGTGTGGTCGCCGCGCTCAACAAGGGCACGAAGGACACCATCGCCAATCCGGACGCGGCGCTGGCGGTGATGAAGGATCGTGATCCGATGATGAAGCTCGACATCGAGAAGGTGCGGCTCGGTCTGGCGTTGGAGTTGACCAAGACCAAGTATGTCGAGAAGAACGGCTTGAGCGTCATCGATCCCAAGAAGCTTCAGTTCACCATCGATGCGATCACCGAGGCTTACAAGCTGCCGAGCAAGCCGGAGCCGGCGACCGTGTACACCGAGAAGTTCCTGCCGCCGATCGCCGAGCGCAAGCTCTGA
- a CDS encoding acetamidase/formamidase family protein, with the protein MNKPVTPVETVAKTHFLPSTPDTVHWGFFDGSLPPALTIDSGDRVEIECVSGNPEWMPPEGSPFKPLDDLKLIHEKAKRGSGNHILTGPIYVKGAEVGDVLEVNILDIEMRQDWGFNLFRSYGGTLPEEFNYYRIIHVGLDRAAMLGTMPSGLKVPLSPFFGQLAVAPPKAFGKQNSKEPREFGGNLDCKDLVAGATIYLPVWNDGALFSTGDGHAAQGHGEVDGTAIETSLKGTFQFKVRKDLGWKLPRAETPTHLIAFGLDTDLDDAAKIALKQMIDWIMMLTDISKDEAYALCSFACDLHVTQTVNNVKGVHAMIAKSILRKPA; encoded by the coding sequence ATGAACAAACCTGTCACCCCTGTCGAAACCGTAGCGAAGACGCACTTTCTGCCGTCGACACCCGACACCGTGCATTGGGGTTTCTTCGACGGCTCGCTGCCGCCCGCGCTGACCATCGACTCCGGCGACCGCGTCGAGATCGAATGCGTCTCCGGCAACCCCGAGTGGATGCCGCCCGAAGGCTCACCCTTCAAGCCGCTCGACGACCTCAAGCTCATCCACGAGAAGGCCAAGCGCGGCAGCGGCAACCACATCCTCACCGGACCCATTTATGTGAAGGGCGCGGAAGTCGGCGACGTGCTCGAGGTGAACATTCTCGACATCGAGATGCGCCAGGACTGGGGTTTCAACCTGTTCCGCTCCTATGGCGGCACGCTGCCGGAGGAGTTCAACTACTACCGCATCATCCACGTCGGCCTCGACCGCGCCGCGATGCTCGGGACCATGCCGTCGGGTTTGAAGGTGCCGCTTTCACCCTTCTTCGGCCAACTCGCGGTGGCGCCGCCCAAGGCCTTCGGCAAGCAGAACAGCAAGGAGCCGAGGGAGTTCGGCGGCAACCTCGACTGCAAGGATCTCGTCGCCGGCGCCACCATTTATTTGCCGGTCTGGAACGACGGCGCTCTGTTCTCGACCGGTGACGGCCACGCCGCGCAAGGCCATGGCGAAGTCGACGGCACCGCCATCGAGACCTCGCTCAAGGGCACCTTTCAATTCAAGGTCCGCAAGGACCTCGGCTGGAAACTGCCGCGGGCCGAGACGCCGACCCATCTCATCGCCTTCGGCCTCGACACCGATCTCGACGATGCCGCCAAGATAGCGCTGAAGCAGATGATCGACTGGATCATGATGCTGACCGACATCTCCAAGGATGAAGCCTACGCACTGTGCAGCTTCGCCTGCGATCTGCACGTCACGCAGACCGTGAACAATGTCAAAGGCGTGCACGCCATGATCGCCAAGTCGATCCTGCGCAAGCCGGCCTAG
- a CDS encoding cupin domain-containing protein → MLDARDYGGLKLKLDGILGAGEQHKRGVLLDTMYAFLPKEPEAKVFMFHAEIAPLGYTNWHRHNGATFFVCTQGLFEAHFEEGTLVSAKAGDVYSEPIGKFHRGHNPHPELAYTCIGLCLTSPHLEHITSVAERPW, encoded by the coding sequence ATGTTGGATGCCCGCGACTATGGTGGCCTCAAGCTCAAGCTCGACGGCATCCTCGGCGCCGGCGAGCAGCACAAGCGCGGGGTGTTGCTTGACACCATGTACGCCTTCCTCCCCAAGGAGCCGGAGGCGAAGGTGTTCATGTTCCACGCCGAGATCGCGCCGCTCGGCTACACCAACTGGCACCGGCACAACGGCGCGACCTTCTTCGTCTGTACACAGGGCCTGTTCGAAGCGCATTTCGAGGAAGGCACTTTGGTCAGCGCAAAGGCGGGCGACGTCTATTCCGAGCCCATCGGCAAATTCCATCGCGGCCACAACCCGCATCCGGAGCTTGCTTACACCTGCATCGGGCTCTGCCTCACCTCACCCCACCTGGAACACATCACCTCGGTCGCCGAGCGGCCGTGGTGA